Within the Thermosynechococcus sichuanensis E542 genome, the region GCCAGTTTTGCCATTAACTTTCGCCTAGACCCCATGGCCATTGTGGATGTGCGCCGTACCCAAGGGACGCTGGAAAATATCGTGGCCAAAATCATTGCCCCCCAGACCCAAGAGGCCTTCAAAATTGCTGCTGCCCGTCGCACGGCGGAGGAGGCCATTACCAAGCGGGATGAACTCAAGGAGGATTTTGATCACGCCCTTGGCGATCGCCTAGCCAAGTACCACATTCTCGTACTGGATACCAGTGTGGTTAACCTTGACTTTTCGGAGGAATTTTCCAAGGCGGTCGAGGATAAGCAAATTGCTGAGCAACGGGCACAACGGGCGGTCTATATTGCCCAAGAGGCGGCTCAACAGGCGCAAGCCGAAATTAACCGTGCCCAAGGGAAAGCGGAAGCCCAACGCCTCCTTGCCGAAACCCTCAACGCCCCCGGGGGCCAGTTAGTGTTGCAAAAGGAAGCGATCGAAGCATGGCGCGAAGGCGGTGCCCAAGTGCCCCAAGTCATTGTGCTCAATGGTAAGGAAGGGCTACCCCCCTTTTTGCTGAACTGGAGCGCTGAAAAATAGACACAGGAGCGATCGCCCAAATCCCCCTAGAATTGAGAATAGTAATTTGTCCTTTTATTCCTTGATTCTTCTCGACACTGACCCATGATCTCCACCCCTCTTGCGGCCAATCAACAGATTTTACCCCTGACTGCGGAAATCAATGCCCGAGGCCATCTCACCATTGGTGGCTGCGATGTGGTGGAGTTAGTGGCACAGTTTGGCTCTCCCCTTTACATCCTTGATGAATTTACGTTTCGCACCGCTTGCCGTCAATACCAAGACACGCTTCAGCAGACCTATGGCGGTGAATTTTTGGTACTCTACGCTTCAAAAGCTTGGAACTGCTTGGCCACCTGCGCCCTTGCCCACAGCGAAGGTTTAGGCATTGACGTGGCCTCCGGAGGCGAACTCTACACTGCCTTGAGTGCTGGTGTTCCTGCTAGCCACATTTACTTCCACGGTAATAACAAGTCCCCCCAAGAACTCCTCTATGCCCTTGAGGTGAATTGCACGATTGTTGCCGATAACTGGCTAGAACTGGAACGCCTTGCTGCCTATGCTGAGGAGCATGATCTCTCGACGCCACCGCGCGTCATGTTGCGGTTGACACCGGGGATTGAATGCCACACCCACGAATATATCCGCACTGGGCATCTGGACAGCAAATTTGGCTTTGATCCGCAACAGTTTCCAGAGTTGCTCCAGTTTGCCAAGGCCCATCCCGAACTAGACTGGGTTGGACTCCACGCCCACATTGGCTCACAGATTTTTGAGGAGCAACCCCATTTAGACCTATGTGACGTGCTGGTGGATTGGCTGGCGCAAGCCCGCGAAGCGATGCTCCCTATGCGTGAACTGAACGTGGGGGGTGGCCTTGGTATTCGTTACGTCGAATCGGATAATCCACCGGCGATCGCCCACTGGACAAAGGCCATTAGCCATCAACTGAGCCAAGCCTGTCAGCAACGTCATCTCCCCTTACCCAAACTCATCTGTGAACCGGGTCGCTCCATCGTTGGGCCGGCGGCAGTAACTGCCTACACTGTGGGCAGCCGCAAGGTGATTCCTGAGCTGCGCACCTATATCGCAGTGGACGGTGGCATGTCCGACAATCCACGACCGATTACTTATCAGGCACAATATACTGCCCTGTGTGCCAATCGCATGACCACTGCCGCCACAGAAACCGTACGTGTTGCCGGTAAGCACTGCGAATCAGGAGATATTCTGCTGTCCCAAGTCACCCTACCCCCCCTGCAAGCCAACGATATCTTAGTGGTGACCAGTACGGGTGCCTACAACTACAGCATGGCCTCCAACTACAATCGTGTGCCCCGGCCGGCGGCGGTGGTTGTTTGTGAGGGGGAAGCCAACCTGATACTGCAACGGGAAACCTACGCTGATTTGGTGGCTCATGATGTCTTGCCCCTGCGATTGAGCACCCCCGCCCCCTAGGAGGTGACGAGCAAGATGGGATGATAAGCCTCCTAGGTAACTTGTCGTGGCTGCTGCTGTCCTCGGAGACGCTGGCCAAGGTGCGAACAGTGGTGGATGTGGTTTTGGTCTTGGCCTTAACCTACGCTATTTTGCGGGTGGTGGCTGAGCGGCGAACCCTCTGGATGGTACGGGGCTTTATCTTCCTGCTGTTGGCGACCTCCCTCAGTCGTGCCATTGAACTACAGTTTTTGAGTTTTGTTTTGCACAACCTAGTGATTGGCTCTGCGGTGGCCTTAGCCGTTATTCTGCAATCGGAAATTCGCATTTTTCTGGAACAGTTGGGACGAGGACAGTTTTTAGGCTTTATGCAGCCCGTAGCCGAGTCGAGTCTAACCAATGATGCGGTTGATCTCATTGTGACAGCGGTGAAGGGGTTATCTCAGGATCGCACGGGGGCACTCATTCTGCTGGAAACCCACACCAAGCTCAGCCCCCAAGATTTTACCCATGCAGGGATCGCCCTCAATGCCCGCCTTTCGCCAGAACTGATTACCTCCATTTTTCAGGTGAGTTCACCCCTGCACGATGGGGCAATTTGGGTACGGGGTGCTGAGGTGATTGCCGCAAAGTTAATCTTGCCCCTCTCGGATCGCACGGGGCCTTGGCAGTTGGGTACTCGCCATCGCGCTGCCCTTGGGATTACTGAGCGCATTAGCCACTGTGTCTGTGTGGTGGTCTCTGAGGAAACGGGGTCAATTTCCCTTGCCTTTAAGGGGGAGCTTCAACGTCCCCTCACAAGCAGTAAACTAGGGGAATTGTTACGGCAATATGTGCAAGCTCAAGGGACGGGAACTTCACAACCCCGCCAGCGCCGGCACAGCTTAAAATTCTGGAAAATGGTATGGCCATTGCGCTAATTTCCGTCAGCAGGATGTGTCCATGACACTACAGCCCCATTCATTGATTGAGTTACCCGATGACTTGGATCGCGATCGCCTGCCTCGCCATGTGGCGGTGATTATGGATGGCAATGGCCGCTGGGCAAAGCAACGCAATTTACCGCGTATTATGGGGCATCAACGGGGGGTGGACACCCTCAAGGATTTGCTGCGCTGTTGCAAAGATTGGGGCATTGAAGCCCTGACCGCCTACGCCTTCTCCACGGAAAACTGGGGGCGCCCCCTGCCGGAGGTGGACTTTCTGATGACCCTCTTTGAGCGGGTGTTGCGGCGGGAGCTAGCGGAGATGGTTGCCGAGGGTGTGCAAATTCACTTTGTGGGTGACTTGGCGTGTTTGCCAAAATCGCTGCAAACGGAAATTGAGCGAGCGATGACCGCTACGGCCAATAATCAAAAAATTAAATTTGTGGTGGCAACCAACTATGGTGGGCGACGGGAAATCATCCACGCTTGCCGTTCGATTGCAGCCCAAGTGAAAGCGGGACTCCTTGACCCTGCGGATATTGATGAAGTGCTCTTTGAGCGGCACTTGTACACGGGCGGCCTACCGGATCCCGATTTGCTGATTCGCACCAGTGGCGAGATGCGCGTCAGTAACTTTTTGTTGTGGCAGGTGGCCTATTCAGAAATTTACGTCACCAAAACCCTCTGGCCAGATTTTGACCGAGCGGCTTTCCATGAGGCGCTACGGGATTACCAACAGCGACAGCGGCGGTTTGGTCGTGTCTAAAGGGACGATTTCGGTGGAGAATAGGAAAGCTCGCCGGGTACGTATTGGAGCGATACTGTGACCCCCCAATTGCGCATCTATGTCCCCCCCCATCCCCTAATTCAGCACTGGCTAACGGTGGCTCGCGATCGCAACACGCCCACCCCCTTATTTCGGGTGGCGATGACGGAGTTGGGGCGGTGGCTGGCCTACGAGGCGGCACGGGAATGGTTACCAACGGCGGAAACAGTGGTTGAAACCCCCCTAGCCCCCTGTGCGGCGATGGTGGTGAATCCCCAAGTGCCCATTGTGGTGGTACCGATTCTGCGGGCGGGCTTGGCCTTGCTCGACGGTGCCCAAGGGGTCTTACCCACAGCTAAAACATATCACCTAGGAATTGTGCGGGATGAGGCCACCCTTGAACCCAGTTGCTATCTCAATAAGTTGCCCCCGCAGTTTGACCCGCAAACCCGTGTCCTGATTAGTGAACCGATGCTGGCGACGGGAGGTTCAATCATGATAGCAATGCAGGAATTGGTGCAGCGGGGAATTGACCCAGCCTTGGTGCGCATTATTTCCGTTGTCACCGCTCCCCCAGCGTTGCAGAAACTCGGTGCCCATTTTCCCGCAGTGCAAGTCTATGCCGCCACGATTGACGAGAAATTGAATGAGCAGGGCTTCATTGTGCCCGGCTTGGGAGATGCGGGCGATCGCGCCTTTGGTACCGGGGAGGAAGCATAACTGATGATGACAGTGGTGACTGTGCCAGCAACAACGGCCAACTTGGGGCCAGGGTTTGATTGCTTAGGGGTCGCTCTGACCCTTACCAATACGTTCACCTTTTCCTTGAGCGATCGCCCCCATGTCAGTGTGCGGGGGACTGAAGCCGCCGCTGTCAGCAGTAGCTCCGACAATTTGGCCTATCGTGCCTACAGCCGTTTCTATCAATATCTAGGCCGCGAAGCCCCACCCGTGTATCTAGAAATTGA harbors:
- a CDS encoding prohibitin family protein, whose amino-acid sequence is MNQLLSSRLTASVVAIAIVLLVVLLNAVVIINPGQAGVLSILGKAQDTPLLEGIHWKPPFIASVDVYDVTVQKFEVPAESATKDLQDITASFAINFRLDPMAIVDVRRTQGTLENIVAKIIAPQTQEAFKIAAARRTAEEAITKRDELKEDFDHALGDRLAKYHILVLDTSVVNLDFSEEFSKAVEDKQIAEQRAQRAVYIAQEAAQQAQAEINRAQGKAEAQRLLAETLNAPGGQLVLQKEAIEAWREGGAQVPQVIVLNGKEGLPPFLLNWSAEK
- the lysA gene encoding diaminopimelate decarboxylase, with product MISTPLAANQQILPLTAEINARGHLTIGGCDVVELVAQFGSPLYILDEFTFRTACRQYQDTLQQTYGGEFLVLYASKAWNCLATCALAHSEGLGIDVASGGELYTALSAGVPASHIYFHGNNKSPQELLYALEVNCTIVADNWLELERLAAYAEEHDLSTPPRVMLRLTPGIECHTHEYIRTGHLDSKFGFDPQQFPELLQFAKAHPELDWVGLHAHIGSQIFEEQPHLDLCDVLVDWLAQAREAMLPMRELNVGGGLGIRYVESDNPPAIAHWTKAISHQLSQACQQRHLPLPKLICEPGRSIVGPAAVTAYTVGSRKVIPELRTYIAVDGGMSDNPRPITYQAQYTALCANRMTTAATETVRVAGKHCESGDILLSQVTLPPLQANDILVVTSTGAYNYSMASNYNRVPRPAAVVVCEGEANLILQRETYADLVAHDVLPLRLSTPAP
- the cdaA gene encoding diadenylate cyclase CdaA — its product is MISLLGNLSWLLLSSETLAKVRTVVDVVLVLALTYAILRVVAERRTLWMVRGFIFLLLATSLSRAIELQFLSFVLHNLVIGSAVALAVILQSEIRIFLEQLGRGQFLGFMQPVAESSLTNDAVDLIVTAVKGLSQDRTGALILLETHTKLSPQDFTHAGIALNARLSPELITSIFQVSSPLHDGAIWVRGAEVIAAKLILPLSDRTGPWQLGTRHRAALGITERISHCVCVVVSEETGSISLAFKGELQRPLTSSKLGELLRQYVQAQGTGTSQPRQRRHSLKFWKMVWPLR
- the uppS gene encoding polyprenyl diphosphate synthase; its protein translation is MTLQPHSLIELPDDLDRDRLPRHVAVIMDGNGRWAKQRNLPRIMGHQRGVDTLKDLLRCCKDWGIEALTAYAFSTENWGRPLPEVDFLMTLFERVLRRELAEMVAEGVQIHFVGDLACLPKSLQTEIERAMTATANNQKIKFVVATNYGGRREIIHACRSIAAQVKAGLLDPADIDEVLFERHLYTGGLPDPDLLIRTSGEMRVSNFLLWQVAYSEIYVTKTLWPDFDRAAFHEALRDYQQRQRRFGRV
- the upp gene encoding uracil phosphoribosyltransferase — protein: MTPQLRIYVPPHPLIQHWLTVARDRNTPTPLFRVAMTELGRWLAYEAAREWLPTAETVVETPLAPCAAMVVNPQVPIVVVPILRAGLALLDGAQGVLPTAKTYHLGIVRDEATLEPSCYLNKLPPQFDPQTRVLISEPMLATGGSIMIAMQELVQRGIDPALVRIISVVTAPPALQKLGAHFPAVQVYAATIDEKLNEQGFIVPGLGDAGDRAFGTGEEA